The following proteins are encoded in a genomic region of Corynebacterium atypicum:
- a CDS encoding lysine N(6)-hydroxylase/L-ornithine N(5)-oxygenase family protein, which yields MTTDLTAGASRKDPLDLVGIGVGPFNLGLAALAEPLVSGGTLRAEFFDQRPRFCWHEGMLLPHATIQVPFLADLVTMADPTSRFSFLNYLKAKRRIHQFYIRESFFPLRSEYSDYCAWVAAQLPYVHWDSAVTRVRRTEDGLWDVQLASGRQVLTRHIAMGVGTEPFVPQELAEGLTQPGVCHSSEYLRHREELQQADSVTIIGSGQSAAEIYFDLMDHAAARGHRLDWLTRSPRFFPMEYTKLTLEMTAPEYAAYFHRLGVARRDELGRSQRNLYKGISGELINAIYDNLYRLATHTPLDTTLRCGQAARWSGTQLDVEDLETGQSYPQRSAAYVLATGYRAPAVPSFLSGAVDAGQLRLDSRGRLDVGLEFEADDAGTFFVLNGEEHTHGLSAPDLGMGPWRNSVILARILGREVYPIERRIAFQSFGLGPQAYGEEVEPAADRPAR from the coding sequence ATGACCACCGATCTCACAGCAGGCGCCAGCCGCAAGGACCCACTCGACCTGGTCGGCATCGGCGTCGGCCCCTTTAATCTCGGGCTCGCCGCGCTCGCCGAGCCGCTGGTATCCGGCGGCACGCTGCGGGCAGAATTTTTCGATCAGCGCCCGCGGTTCTGCTGGCACGAAGGCATGCTCCTGCCGCACGCCACGATCCAGGTGCCGTTCTTGGCGGACCTGGTCACCATGGCCGACCCGACGAGCCGGTTCAGCTTTTTGAACTATCTCAAAGCCAAGCGGCGCATCCACCAGTTCTACATCCGCGAATCCTTCTTCCCGCTGCGCAGCGAGTACTCGGACTACTGCGCGTGGGTGGCCGCTCAGCTGCCCTACGTGCATTGGGATAGCGCGGTGACCCGTGTGCGTCGCACCGAGGACGGGCTATGGGACGTGCAGCTAGCTAGCGGCCGCCAGGTACTTACCCGCCACATAGCGATGGGCGTAGGCACCGAGCCCTTCGTTCCCCAGGAGCTAGCCGAGGGCCTTACCCAGCCCGGGGTGTGCCACTCGAGCGAGTACCTCCGCCACCGCGAGGAGCTGCAGCAGGCGGACTCGGTGACCATCATCGGCTCCGGGCAGTCGGCCGCGGAGATCTACTTCGACCTGATGGATCACGCCGCCGCGCGCGGGCACCGCCTGGACTGGCTCACCCGCTCTCCGCGCTTCTTCCCCATGGAATACACCAAGCTCACCCTGGAGATGACCGCGCCGGAATACGCCGCGTACTTCCACCGGCTGGGCGTAGCGCGACGCGACGAGCTGGGGCGCAGCCAGCGCAACCTGTACAAGGGAATCTCCGGGGAGCTCATCAACGCGATCTATGACAACCTCTACCGGCTGGCTACGCACACCCCGCTGGACACCACGCTGCGCTGCGGCCAGGCCGCGCGCTGGAGCGGCACGCAGCTCGACGTCGAGGATCTGGAGACCGGCCAGAGCTACCCACAGCGTTCCGCGGCCTACGTCCTCGCCACTGGCTACCGGGCCCCGGCGGTGCCCTCGTTCCTCTCCGGCGCAGTGGACGCCGGCCAACTGCGCCTGGACAGCCGGGGGCGGCTGGACGTGGGCCTGGAGTTCGAGGCCGACGATGCCGGCACCTTCTTCGTGCTTAACGGCGAGGAACACACCCACGGGCTCAGCGCCCCGGACCTGGGTATGGGGCCGTGGCGCAACAGCGTCATTCTCGCTCGCATCCTCGGCCGCGAGGTCTATCCCATCGAACGACGCATTGCATTCCAATCCTTCGGCCTGGGCCCGCAGGCCTACGGGGAAGAAGTCGAGCCCGCCGCAGACCGTCCGGCTAGGTAG
- the rplX gene encoding 50S ribosomal protein L24 produces MKIHKGDTVLVISGPDKGARGKVIEAYPKRERVLVEGVNRIKKHVANSAPERGAESGGIVTQEAPIHVSNVMVIDSDGNPTRVGYRFDENGRKVRISKRNGKDI; encoded by the coding sequence GTGAAGATCCACAAGGGCGATACTGTCCTCGTTATCTCCGGGCCCGATAAGGGTGCTCGGGGCAAGGTCATCGAGGCCTACCCCAAGCGCGAGCGTGTCCTGGTCGAGGGTGTCAACCGCATCAAGAAGCACGTGGCCAATTCGGCTCCGGAGCGCGGCGCCGAATCCGGTGGGATTGTGACCCAGGAGGCCCCCATCCACGTCTCGAACGTGATGGTGATCGACTCGGACGGTAACCCGACCCGCGTCGGCTACCGGTTCGACGAGAACGGCCGGAAGGTCCGCATCTCGAAGCGCAACGGGAAGGACATCTAA
- the rplE gene encoding 50S ribosomal protein L5: protein MAENYTPRLKSVYRDEVRGKLQEKYGYENVMQIPGLTKIVVNMGIGDAARDSKLINGAIEDLTAITGQKPQIRRARKSIANFKLREGMPIGVKATLRGDRMWEFLDRLLTVALPRIRDFRGLSDKQFDGNGNYTFGLTEQTMFYEIDVDKIDRPRGMDITLVTTAIDDEEGRSLLRLLGFPFVDKDGRMQAREA, encoded by the coding sequence ATGGCTGAGAACTACACCCCGCGCCTGAAGTCCGTGTACCGGGACGAGGTTCGCGGCAAGTTGCAGGAAAAGTATGGCTACGAGAACGTCATGCAGATTCCTGGCCTGACCAAGATCGTGGTCAACATGGGCATCGGCGACGCCGCTCGCGATTCCAAGCTGATTAACGGCGCCATCGAGGACCTCACCGCGATCACCGGCCAGAAGCCGCAGATCCGCCGGGCGCGCAAGTCCATCGCTAACTTCAAGCTGCGCGAGGGCATGCCCATCGGCGTCAAGGCCACCCTGCGTGGCGACCGCATGTGGGAGTTCCTCGATCGCCTGCTCACGGTGGCCCTGCCGCGTATTCGTGACTTCCGCGGTCTCTCGGACAAGCAGTTCGACGGCAACGGCAACTACACGTTCGGCCTGACCGAGCAGACCATGTTCTACGAGATCGACGTAGACAAGATCGACCGCCCCCGCGGTATGGACATCACTCTGGTGACCACCGCCATCGACGACGAGGAAGGCCGCTCGCTGCTGCGCCTCTTGGGCTTCCCCTTCGTGGATAAGGACGGCCGCATGCAGGCGCGCGAGGCCTAA
- a CDS encoding FecCD family ABC transporter permease has product MPSNLASASRKDAPASTSRRGTRRAAGLALLLAALAVAVGLSLAFGSRPIPLDHVYGEIATALAAGAHPELLDPASDAYIIAQLRIPRTALAILVGAALGVAGTLIQGHTRNPLADPSLLGISAGAAFAVVLVGAAIGPSSMWVTMLVAFGGALAATALVFALTTASGGAKNPMTIILGGAALAAVLQALTSAIVLLDNDSLNRLRFWVVGSVAGHGLEVTAAVAPVIAVALAAGLATTRQLNLLSLGDDVASSLGVNTTLSRWLGMLLIAVLAAAATAAAGPIAFVGLMVPHLARALTGPDYRWIAAYSALAGAAVLLLADVVGRVIARPGELQVGITLAFVGAPFMLWLLSKRKLVRL; this is encoded by the coding sequence ATGCCTTCAAATTTGGCTTCGGCATCCAGAAAGGATGCGCCGGCCTCGACCTCCAGGCGCGGTACCCGGCGCGCCGCCGGGCTGGCCCTGCTGCTCGCGGCGCTAGCCGTGGCTGTCGGACTATCCCTGGCGTTTGGTTCTCGGCCAATCCCGCTGGACCACGTCTACGGGGAGATCGCCACAGCCCTGGCCGCGGGCGCGCACCCGGAGCTCCTCGATCCCGCCTCCGACGCCTACATCATCGCTCAGCTCAGGATCCCACGGACCGCGCTTGCGATCCTCGTCGGGGCGGCCCTCGGCGTGGCCGGCACTCTTATTCAGGGCCATACCCGCAACCCGCTGGCCGATCCCTCGCTGCTGGGTATCTCCGCGGGCGCCGCCTTTGCAGTGGTACTCGTCGGGGCCGCCATTGGACCCAGCTCGATGTGGGTGACGATGCTGGTCGCCTTTGGCGGAGCGCTGGCCGCCACGGCCTTGGTGTTCGCGCTGACCACGGCCAGCGGCGGGGCGAAGAACCCGATGACGATCATCCTGGGCGGCGCCGCGCTGGCCGCCGTGCTGCAGGCGCTGACCTCAGCCATCGTGTTGCTGGACAACGACTCGCTCAATCGCCTGCGGTTCTGGGTGGTGGGATCGGTGGCCGGCCACGGCCTGGAGGTGACCGCCGCGGTCGCGCCAGTCATCGCGGTAGCGCTGGCCGCCGGGCTGGCTACCACCCGCCAGCTCAACTTGCTCAGCCTCGGCGACGACGTGGCCAGCTCGCTGGGAGTGAACACGACGTTGAGCCGGTGGCTCGGGATGCTGCTTATCGCCGTGCTCGCCGCGGCCGCCACCGCGGCGGCGGGCCCCATCGCTTTCGTTGGACTTATGGTCCCCCACTTGGCCCGCGCGCTCACCGGCCCCGACTACCGGTGGATCGCAGCGTACAGCGCGCTGGCGGGGGCCGCTGTGCTGTTGCTTGCCGACGTCGTCGGGCGCGTCATCGCCCGACCCGGGGAGCTCCAGGTGGGCATCACGCTAGCCTTTGTCGGCGCGCCGTTCATGCTCTGGCTGCTGAGCAAGCGGAAGCTGGTGCGGCTATGA
- a CDS encoding DUF6457 domain-containing protein codes for MAKDPQAVHTAHKWLVEAATQLGVAPDALTPVIRDLLDLTRDVAHGPSRPAAPLTSFLVGIAAGRELSAAASPEETTELVRAKIAELQPLLHEWAQAEDSEKED; via the coding sequence ATGGCTAAGGATCCACAGGCCGTTCACACAGCGCACAAGTGGCTTGTCGAGGCCGCCACGCAGCTCGGCGTCGCCCCGGACGCGCTCACCCCGGTGATCAGGGATCTGCTGGACTTGACTCGCGACGTCGCGCATGGCCCGTCCCGGCCGGCCGCCCCGCTGACGTCGTTTTTGGTCGGCATAGCCGCCGGGCGCGAGCTGAGCGCCGCTGCCTCCCCGGAGGAGACCACGGAACTGGTGCGCGCGAAGATAGCTGAGCTGCAGCCGCTGCTTCATGAGTGGGCGCAGGCCGAGGACTCGGAGAAGGAGGACTAG
- a CDS encoding pyridoxal phosphate-dependent decarboxylase family protein gives MSPFENPSTPDSPPPTTPCPPELPPPPASLHASLLGRSLQPNLVREDLHRALDAALDALESADGAVGSSRRDHTPQSIREALERIDLDAPTTFDAALSELDSIWLSRAVWYHDPRYLAHLNCPVAAPAVAAALMTAVVNTAVESWDQSTAAAAIEQKLIGWLARLIGFNAAEAPASGAEADGCFSSGGTQSNLHALALARNKAWSSGAKLSELRFITSPYTHYSVARAASLLGLEAESVLVVATDPLGRLLPRQVEQTIRTEQEAGATVAAVVATAGTTDRGSIDPLRQIATVTRALGVHLHVDAAYGGALLCDQATRDRLDGIALADTVTIDLHKGFFVPVACSALIARERSDLELAGVHADYLNPQDALRLNLADKSLQTTRRFDSLKLWLLLRTLPAEEIGRALQRCCALTQLAADRLAVHPRFELFERPQLSTVLFRPATMAGEPQRLGQLRQMLFDSGALAVASTVIGGDSWLKFTLLDPTLTEDDIAHAIETIDACALSLTAS, from the coding sequence GTGTCACCTTTTGAGAACCCCTCGACGCCTGATTCCCCACCACCCACCACGCCGTGCCCGCCGGAACTGCCACCACCGCCGGCCTCGCTCCACGCCAGCCTGCTCGGCCGCAGCCTGCAGCCGAACCTGGTGCGCGAGGATCTGCACCGCGCGCTCGACGCCGCGCTCGATGCGCTCGAATCGGCCGACGGTGCAGTGGGCTCCAGCCGGCGCGATCACACCCCGCAAAGCATCCGCGAGGCGCTCGAGCGCATCGACCTCGACGCGCCGACCACGTTCGACGCCGCCCTCAGTGAGCTGGACTCCATCTGGCTCAGCCGTGCGGTCTGGTACCACGACCCGCGCTACCTAGCGCACCTGAACTGCCCGGTGGCCGCGCCCGCGGTGGCAGCCGCGCTGATGACCGCGGTGGTCAACACCGCCGTGGAATCCTGGGACCAGTCCACCGCAGCCGCCGCGATCGAGCAGAAGCTCATCGGCTGGCTCGCCCGGCTCATCGGGTTCAACGCCGCCGAGGCCCCCGCCTCCGGCGCGGAGGCGGACGGGTGCTTTAGCTCCGGAGGCACCCAGTCCAACCTGCACGCGCTGGCACTGGCCCGGAACAAGGCCTGGTCCAGCGGCGCCAAGCTTTCCGAGCTACGCTTCATCACCAGCCCCTACACGCACTATTCGGTAGCCCGCGCGGCCAGCTTGCTCGGTCTCGAGGCAGAGTCCGTCCTCGTGGTCGCCACCGACCCCCTCGGCCGTCTGCTGCCCCGCCAGGTCGAGCAGACTATCCGCACCGAGCAGGAGGCCGGCGCAACCGTCGCCGCAGTCGTGGCCACCGCCGGCACTACTGACCGCGGCAGCATCGACCCCTTGCGCCAGATCGCTACCGTGACCCGCGCCCTGGGCGTCCACCTCCACGTGGACGCCGCCTACGGCGGAGCGCTCCTGTGCGACCAGGCGACCCGAGACCGGCTCGACGGCATCGCCCTGGCAGATACGGTCACCATCGACCTGCACAAGGGCTTCTTCGTCCCAGTGGCCTGCTCAGCGCTGATCGCACGCGAACGCTCGGACCTCGAACTTGCTGGCGTGCATGCCGACTACCTCAACCCGCAGGATGCGCTGCGGCTCAACCTTGCCGATAAGTCCCTGCAAACCACCCGGCGCTTCGATTCGCTCAAGCTCTGGCTACTGCTGCGCACCCTGCCGGCCGAAGAAATAGGCCGGGCCCTCCAGCGCTGCTGCGCGCTGACCCAACTTGCCGCCGATCGGCTGGCCGTGCACCCCCGCTTCGAGCTTTTTGAACGGCCCCAGCTGAGCACCGTACTCTTTCGCCCCGCGACGATGGCCGGCGAGCCCCAGCGCTTGGGCCAGCTGCGCCAGATGCTCTTCGATTCCGGGGCGCTCGCCGTGGCCAGCACCGTCATCGGCGGGGATTCCTGGCTGAAGTTCACGCTGCTCGATCCCACGCTCACCGAGGACGACATTGCGCACGCCATTGAGACTATCGACGCCTGCGCGCTCAGCCTCACCGCCAGCTGA
- a CDS encoding formate/nitrite transporter family protein, which produces MSLNESAGAAVTKKVTLFDHGLGRFCVRAILAGVYLTLGTAFAGVAGQAVDVHAPGLGTIVFALLFGLGLFSIIILNAELATGDMMYMVYGATQKKVGWPKAFLVIAVATLANLVGAIVIAAILAYSAKFSSMGPDHLIATLVDGKLAKTPLQLLLEAIAANFVVNMGVVGAIFAKEIVSKFFVLVPIIAIFVGLGLEHVIANFSLMTITLFAADPLPAHMSAASVALNWVIVWIGNVIGGGFLIGGVYAWLNKGPEGYRD; this is translated from the coding sequence ATGAGTTTGAACGAATCCGCAGGTGCCGCGGTCACCAAGAAAGTTACGCTCTTCGATCACGGCCTCGGGCGCTTCTGCGTGCGCGCCATCCTGGCCGGGGTCTACCTGACCCTGGGCACGGCCTTCGCCGGTGTCGCGGGCCAGGCCGTGGACGTTCACGCACCAGGGTTGGGCACCATAGTCTTCGCGCTGCTGTTCGGCCTGGGCCTGTTCAGCATCATCATCCTGAACGCCGAATTGGCCACCGGCGACATGATGTACATGGTCTACGGGGCCACGCAGAAAAAGGTCGGCTGGCCCAAGGCGTTCCTGGTCATCGCGGTGGCCACGCTGGCCAACCTCGTCGGCGCCATCGTGATCGCCGCCATCCTGGCATATTCCGCTAAATTCTCCAGCATGGGCCCGGATCACCTGATAGCCACCCTGGTTGACGGCAAACTGGCCAAGACCCCGCTGCAGTTACTGCTCGAAGCCATCGCGGCAAACTTCGTGGTGAACATGGGCGTGGTAGGCGCGATCTTTGCCAAAGAGATCGTCAGCAAGTTCTTCGTGCTCGTGCCGATCATTGCCATCTTCGTCGGCCTCGGCCTCGAGCACGTCATCGCCAACTTCTCGCTGATGACCATCACCCTGTTTGCCGCTGACCCGCTGCCGGCGCACATGAGCGCAGCTTCCGTCGCCCTGAACTGGGTGATCGTGTGGATCGGCAACGTCATCGGCGGCGGCTTCTTGATTGGCGGCGTCTACGCCTGGTTGAACAAGGGGCCAGAAGGATATCGCGACTAG
- the rplN gene encoding 50S ribosomal protein L14, with protein MIQQESRLKVADNTGAREILVIRVLGGSTRRFAGIGDTVVATVKHATPSGNVKAGEVVKAVIVRAKKETRRKDGSYIAFDENAAVLIRNDNEPRGTRIFGPVARELRDKKFMKIISLAPEVI; from the coding sequence GTGATTCAACAGGAATCGCGTCTGAAGGTCGCCGACAACACCGGTGCCCGGGAAATCCTGGTCATCCGAGTTCTCGGCGGATCCACCCGACGCTTCGCTGGCATCGGCGATACGGTCGTCGCGACCGTCAAGCACGCCACCCCCTCCGGCAACGTCAAGGCCGGTGAAGTGGTGAAGGCCGTCATCGTGCGCGCGAAGAAGGAGACCCGTCGTAAGGACGGCTCCTACATCGCCTTCGATGAGAACGCCGCCGTGCTCATCCGCAACGACAACGAGCCGCGCGGGACCCGCATCTTCGGGCCCGTCGCTCGCGAGCTGCGCGACAAGAAGTTCATGAAGATTATTTCGCTGGCACCGGAGGTGATCTAG
- the fdhD gene encoding formate dehydrogenase accessory sulfurtransferase FdhD, translating into MGRITPSFAVTRVELHDAAPDAAGTSRARVVTDTRADLVTGEEPLEIRMGGQVLTTTMRTPGADLDLVHGLLYSEGVIASADEVAEARYCAGATGADGRNTYNVLEFDLTRPEPLAPEFIRGLPTSSACGVCGSTSIAQVLGKPRPPITPLKLDPELVVQLPDRLRAEQKAFRKTGGIHAAGAFTAAGEPVVTREDIGRHNAADKVIGALLRQGQLPADNMILVMSSRASFELVQKAVTAGFSALVAVSAASSLAVELAREAGLALTGFTRGNRFNLYSGALKQG; encoded by the coding sequence GTGGGGCGCATCACCCCCTCGTTTGCGGTCACGCGCGTCGAGCTTCACGACGCCGCGCCAGACGCAGCGGGCACCAGCCGGGCCAGGGTGGTCACGGATACCCGTGCCGACCTCGTTACCGGCGAGGAGCCGCTCGAGATTCGGATGGGCGGCCAGGTGCTCACCACCACGATGCGCACCCCGGGGGCCGATCTCGACCTGGTCCACGGCCTGCTTTACTCCGAAGGCGTTATCGCCAGCGCCGACGAGGTTGCCGAGGCCCGGTACTGCGCGGGTGCGACAGGGGCGGACGGGCGCAACACCTACAACGTACTGGAATTCGATCTTACGCGCCCCGAACCGCTCGCCCCGGAGTTCATCCGCGGGCTACCCACGAGCTCGGCGTGTGGGGTATGCGGATCGACGTCGATCGCCCAGGTGCTTGGCAAGCCCCGCCCGCCGATTACCCCACTGAAGCTGGACCCGGAGCTCGTGGTCCAGCTGCCCGATCGGCTTCGCGCCGAGCAGAAGGCGTTCCGCAAGACCGGCGGGATCCACGCGGCCGGCGCCTTCACGGCCGCCGGCGAGCCCGTGGTCACCAGGGAGGACATCGGCCGGCACAACGCGGCCGACAAGGTGATCGGCGCGCTATTGCGTCAGGGCCAGCTGCCGGCGGACAACATGATCCTGGTGATGAGCTCCCGGGCCAGCTTCGAACTCGTGCAAAAGGCGGTCACCGCGGGTTTCTCCGCGTTAGTCGCCGTCTCAGCGGCCAGCTCCCTGGCCGTCGAACTCGCCCGCGAGGCGGGCCTGGCGCTCACGGGCTTTACCCGGGGCAACCGTTTTAACCTCTATTCCGGCGCCCTGAAGCAGGGCTAG
- the rplF gene encoding 50S ribosomal protein L6 yields MSRVGKAPITVPNGVEVSIEGQDVEVKGPKGTLSLVLPEPITAAVEDGVIRVERPDDDRKSRSLHGLSRSLINNCVVGVTEGYTIKMEIFGVGYRVQAKGKDLEFSLGYSHPVLIEAPEGITFAVDGTTKFSISGIDKQQVGQLAANIRRLRRNDPYKGKGIRYESEQVRRKVGKTGK; encoded by the coding sequence ATGTCGCGTGTCGGTAAAGCTCCAATTACCGTTCCCAACGGCGTCGAGGTCTCCATTGAGGGGCAAGACGTCGAGGTCAAGGGCCCGAAGGGGACCCTTTCTCTCGTGCTGCCCGAGCCGATCACCGCTGCGGTCGAAGACGGCGTGATTCGGGTCGAGCGCCCGGACGATGACCGCAAGAGTCGTTCACTGCACGGCCTGTCGCGCTCGCTGATCAACAACTGCGTCGTCGGCGTGACCGAGGGCTACACCATCAAGATGGAAATCTTCGGCGTCGGCTACCGCGTCCAGGCCAAGGGCAAGGACCTCGAGTTCTCGCTCGGTTACTCGCACCCGGTGCTCATCGAGGCTCCGGAGGGGATCACTTTCGCCGTCGACGGCACGACGAAGTTCTCCATCTCTGGTATTGACAAGCAGCAGGTCGGCCAGCTCGCCGCTAACATCCGTCGTCTGCGTCGCAACGACCCGTACAAGGGCAAGGGCATTCGCTACGAGAGTGAGCAGGTCCGTCGCAAGGTCGGAAAGACGGGTAAGTAA
- a CDS encoding FecCD family ABC transporter permease encodes MKNRVASPPRRRIVAVEQTTLALRPRLRLGPATAVWRQRVVAVNLVLAAAAVLLFVISIGIGEYALSPDDVARVLFGAGSTLERTIVVEWRLPRALAGLLAGGAFALSGAITQSVTRNALASPDILGITSGASAAAVAVIVLAGGSTTSTFGWLATAGIPAVAFAGALATGVAIWLLASRRGMDTFRLVLAGIIVTALLTAFRQWLMIKADLNNATAAQTWLTGSLAGASYASVTPLAIAVAAAIPALIWIAFQLGAMSLGPDTARGLGVRVSRAEAGMLVVAVALAAVAVSATGPIGFVAFVAPQVAQRLCATPTPPLTGSLLCGALIVLGGDVAARTLVPTELPVGIFTSVIGGVFLIYLLIRINQRTTL; translated from the coding sequence ATGAAAAACCGCGTCGCGTCACCACCCCGGCGGCGGATAGTCGCGGTAGAACAGACAACGCTTGCGCTGCGGCCCCGGCTTCGCCTCGGTCCGGCCACCGCGGTCTGGCGCCAGCGCGTCGTGGCGGTCAACCTGGTACTCGCCGCCGCGGCCGTGCTGCTCTTTGTGATCTCGATCGGCATCGGCGAGTACGCGCTGAGCCCCGATGACGTCGCCCGCGTGCTCTTTGGGGCCGGTTCCACCCTCGAGCGCACGATCGTCGTGGAGTGGCGGCTGCCGCGCGCGCTGGCCGGTTTGCTGGCCGGCGGCGCCTTCGCGCTGTCCGGCGCGATCACTCAGTCGGTCACCCGCAACGCGCTAGCCAGCCCAGACATCCTCGGCATCACCAGCGGGGCCTCGGCCGCTGCCGTCGCGGTGATCGTGTTGGCCGGCGGGTCGACAACCTCTACTTTTGGGTGGCTTGCCACCGCAGGTATTCCCGCCGTAGCCTTCGCCGGAGCCCTCGCCACGGGCGTGGCCATCTGGCTGCTGGCCTCGCGGCGCGGGATGGATACATTCCGCCTGGTGCTCGCTGGCATCATCGTCACCGCGCTCCTGACCGCCTTCCGGCAATGGCTGATGATCAAGGCAGATCTGAACAACGCGACCGCTGCGCAGACCTGGCTGACCGGCTCGCTCGCCGGCGCCAGCTACGCGAGCGTCACCCCGCTGGCCATCGCCGTAGCCGCGGCCATCCCCGCCCTGATCTGGATCGCCTTCCAGCTGGGCGCCATGTCGCTGGGCCCAGATACCGCCCGCGGGCTGGGCGTGCGGGTATCGCGCGCGGAGGCCGGAATGCTGGTGGTCGCCGTGGCGCTCGCCGCCGTCGCGGTCTCTGCCACCGGGCCGATCGGATTTGTCGCGTTCGTAGCCCCGCAGGTGGCGCAGCGGCTCTGCGCCACCCCTACCCCGCCATTGACCGGCTCGTTGCTGTGCGGTGCGCTCATCGTGCTCGGTGGCGACGTCGCCGCGCGCACGCTCGTACCCACGGAGCTTCCCGTGGGGATCTTCACCTCCGTCATCGGCGGCGTTTTCCTGATCTACCTACTCATCCGAATCAATCAGAGGACCACCCTATGA
- a CDS encoding ABC transporter ATP-binding protein translates to MSRLRKKPADQGATRHGLAPAPTVEDQDPLPLIAASGLTAGYGSRPVLNGLDLELPRGGVTTILGPNGCGKSTLLRALAQLLPAQEGTILLAGRDVAQASRHELAQLLAILPQQPVAPEGVVVADLVAMGRHPHQSWLSQWSSTDERAVEKALQQTGVAEFADRALDELSGGQRQRVWIAMVLAQQTQVIFFDEPTTYLDLAHSIELLELIRGLADSEGRSVVMVLHDLNLAVRYSDRLVVLSKGEVRAVGAPEDVVTRELLAEVFGLDAVVTEDPVTGGPLVVPGAPQRPTSL, encoded by the coding sequence ATGAGCCGACTTCGCAAGAAACCCGCCGACCAGGGCGCTACCAGGCATGGGCTGGCCCCGGCCCCGACGGTGGAGGACCAAGATCCGCTACCACTCATCGCCGCCTCCGGGCTGACCGCTGGCTACGGTAGCCGGCCCGTGCTCAACGGGCTTGATCTGGAGCTTCCCCGCGGTGGGGTCACCACCATCTTGGGCCCCAACGGCTGCGGCAAATCGACGCTCTTGCGTGCCCTCGCGCAACTGCTCCCTGCCCAGGAGGGCACCATCCTGTTAGCCGGCCGCGACGTCGCCCAAGCCTCGCGCCACGAGCTCGCGCAGCTGCTCGCGATCCTGCCGCAGCAGCCGGTAGCGCCCGAGGGCGTGGTGGTGGCCGACCTCGTGGCCATGGGGCGCCACCCCCACCAGAGTTGGCTCAGCCAGTGGTCTAGCACTGATGAACGAGCGGTCGAGAAGGCCCTGCAGCAGACCGGGGTGGCCGAGTTCGCCGACCGGGCGCTCGACGAGCTTTCCGGAGGGCAACGCCAGCGCGTCTGGATCGCAATGGTGCTCGCCCAGCAGACGCAGGTCATCTTTTTCGACGAGCCGACCACCTACCTGGATCTGGCGCACTCTATCGAGCTGCTCGAGCTGATTCGCGGGCTGGCAGATTCGGAGGGGCGCTCGGTGGTCATGGTGCTCCACGATCTCAACCTTGCCGTGCGCTACTCGGACCGGCTGGTGGTGCTGAGTAAGGGCGAGGTTCGGGCCGTGGGCGCGCCCGAGGACGTGGTGACCCGTGAGCTACTCGCCGAGGTGTTTGGGCTCGACGCGGTGGTGACCGAGGACCCGGTGACCGGCGGTCCGCTGGTGGTTCCCGGCGCGCCACAGCGGCCAACCAGCCTCTAG
- the rpsH gene encoding 30S ribosomal protein S8 yields the protein MTMTDPIADMLSRVRNATSAHHESVSMPSAKIKANIAEILKQEGYIADYTVEDARVGKTLSIDLKYGPKRESSIAGLRRVSKPGLRIYAKSTELPQVLGGLGIAIISTSQGLMTDRQAKEKRVGGEVLAYIW from the coding sequence ATGACCATGACTGATCCTATTGCCGACATGCTCTCGCGGGTGCGCAACGCGACCAGCGCGCACCACGAGAGCGTGTCGATGCCGTCCGCCAAGATCAAGGCCAACATTGCCGAGATCCTCAAGCAGGAGGGCTACATCGCTGACTACACCGTCGAGGACGCTCGCGTGGGCAAGACCCTCTCGATCGACCTCAAGTACGGCCCGAAGCGTGAGAGCTCCATCGCGGGGCTGCGCCGCGTGTCCAAGCCTGGTCTTCGTATCTACGCCAAGTCCACCGAGCTGCCTCAGGTGCTCGGCGGGCTGGGCATCGCGATCATCTCGACCTCTCAGGGTCTGATGACTGACCGGCAGGCTAAAGAGAAGCGTGTGGGCGGGGAAGTCCTCGCCTACATCTGGTAA